A stretch of the Miscanthus floridulus cultivar M001 unplaced genomic scaffold, ASM1932011v1 fs_647_6_7, whole genome shotgun sequence genome encodes the following:
- the LOC136532536 gene encoding uncharacterized protein, which produces MDHNREFLSQGSSSQGTRSFLPSQDASDEYDFGPFTSQPAHSLSVHHRHMENLDLNSQADVFPNLDSYQEFLQAEGLVVAELVEVAGRGLPDPPEAEYKDAVELLVAAEVEGGTRGGGRVGGRGGGHNFDHPQENGSGTGEDEDEDSQGGRSECKKFMHGVPTYVEQLAEMFHGVIVDASSSCIPGSSHQQEEVLADEEGEDQEGEGFVHSPLSSNSRKRTTSTADTAASPAKKSKSPMMKMFQGIISELQEEENESDDDQWEEDDRDDYDRRVQTYIFESQKKRRKIITIAAALMGMYHFDTYMNKAAYRVATESGFEWVMRTLGSRIACFNMFRMSEGIFLGLHSVLVGSYGLKSTRRMPSMEALGLFLWICGAPQSVRQAEDCFTRSLETVCRKFDKVLQSVTKLAVDIIKPKDPQFRTVHPRLQAPRFTPFFDSCIGAIDGTHIPVVVPTSKVVQHTGRHGYTTQNVMAICDFDMRFTFVVAGWPGSVHDMRVFKDAIDKFGDKFPHPPEGKFYLVDSGYPNRPGYLAPYKGTKYHIPEFRQGPVPRGKKEWFNYAHSSLRNVIERSFGVLKMKWRILLDLPSYPMPKQSQIIIACMALHNFIRDSYLGDADFDLANSDENFVPLSEASSSQVSNTRHGDEDHTMNQFGDSIADGLFNRA; this is translated from the exons ATGGACCACAACCGTGAATTTCTCTCTCAAGGTTCTTCATCGCAAGGTACCCGAAGCTTCCTCCCCTCCCAGGACGCCAGCGATGAATATGATTTCGGGCCCTTCACCTCGCAGCCAGCTCACAGCCTCTCCGTTCATCACCGGCACATGGAAAACCTCGACCTGAACTCGCAGGCCGACGTGTTCCCCAACCTGGACTCGTACCAGGAGTTCCTCCAG GCAGAGGGCTTGGTCGTGGCGGAGCTCGTGGAGGTCGCCGGGCGAGGTCTGCCGGATCCACCGGAGGCAGAGTACAAGGACGCAGTGGAGCTGTTGGTAGCCGCGGAGGTAGAGGGGGGGACCCGTGGGGGAGGTAGAGTTGGTGGACGCGGTGGTGGCCACAACTTCGACCATCCACAGGAAAATGGCAGTGGCACCGgtgaggatgaagatgaagactcCCAGGGG GGAAGATCTGAATGTAAGAAGTTCATGCATGGTGTTCCTACTTATGTAGAACAACTTGCAGAGATGTTTCATGGGGTAATAGTTGATGCATCATCTTCTTGCATCCCTGGTTCTTCGCATCAACAAGAAGAGGTGTTGGCTGATGAGGAGGGTGAAGATCAAGAAGGAGAAGGCTTTGTACATAGCCCACTAAGCAGTAACAGCCGCAAGAGAACAACTAGTACAGCAGACACAGCCGCAAGTCCAGCTAAGAAGAGCAAGAGCCCAATGATGAAGATGTTCCAGGGGATTATAAGTGAGTTGCAG GAAGAAGAAAATGAGTCTGATGATGATCAATGGGAAGAAGATGATAGAGATGATTATGATCGAAGAGTACAGACATACATATTCGAGTctcagaagaagaggaggaaaatCATAACCATAGCTGCTGCCTTGATGGGTATGTACCATTTTGACACTTACATGAACAAAGCGGCTTATAGAGTAGCTACAGAAAGTGGTTTTGAATGGGTTATGAGGACACTAGGAAGTAGGATAGCTTGCTTCAATATGTTTAGGATGAGTGAAGGTATCTTTTTGGGGCTCCATAGTGTGCTAGTTGGGTCATATGGATTGAAGTCCACTAGGAGAATGCCATCTATGGAGGCTTTAGGGCTGTTTTTATGGATATGTGGTGCCCCTCAGTCTGTTCGACAAGCTGAAGATTGTTTCACAAGGTCACTGGAGACAGTATGTAGGAAGTTTGATAAAGTTCTACAGAGTGTAACCAAGCTAGCAGTTGATATCATTAAGCCAAAGGACCCACAGTTTAGGACAGTCCATCCTAGATTGCAAGCTCCTCGCTTTACACCGTTCTTTGACAGTTGCATTGGAGCAATAGACGGGACACATATCCCTGTTGTAGTACCAACTAGCAAGGTAGTACAACATACGGGACGACATGGATATACAACTCAAAATGTGATGGCTATATGCGACTTTGATATGAGGTTTACTTTTGTCGTGGCGGGATGGCCTGGATCAGTACATGATATGAGGGTATTCAAAGATGCCATTGACAAGTTTGGAGACAAATTTCCACATCCACCTGAAG GAAAATTCTACCTTGTTGACTCGGGTTACCCAAACCGACCGGGTTATCTTGCACCGTACAAGGGAACTAAGTACCATATCCCGGAGTTTAGACAAGGACCAGTGCCAAGAGGTAAAAAAGAATGGTTTAATTATGCTCATTCTTCACTTCGTAATGTCATTGAGCGGTCATTTGGAGTTTTAAAGATGAAGTGGAGGATATTGCTTGACCTACCTAGTTATCCTATGCCAAAGCAAAGTCAAATAATTATTGCGTGCATGGCACTACACAATTTCATTCGAGATAGTTATTTGGGGGATGCGGACTTTGATTTGGCTAATAGTGACGAGAACTTTGTTCCACTCTCGGAAGCATCGTCTTCTCAAGTATCTAATACACGTCATGGAGATGAAGATCACACCATGAATCAATTCGGTGATTCGATAGCCGATGGGTTGTTCAATAGAGCATAG
- the LOC136532525 gene encoding uncharacterized protein: MPRAFNAIAIATAFHLLAVLHGASAARPMGWQAAASSGTATSALALAPAGHQNHQRRAAAAAAARAGKWLPFAGVHHHLPAAAAYWAHRPVPWVGAGGLAGGAGAVEGSEGEEVVRERERERRQQRPSYEGDGSTTTTRQEQLAMWASLLNPKGKGREATGWMPAPGAGEVVDEEPAKAADAVEGAEVDDTAADGARVGQTYWGNNGN, translated from the coding sequence ATGCCTCGCGCCTTCAACGCAATCGCCATCGCGACGGCGTTCcacctcctcgccgtgctccacgGCGCCTCCGCAGCGCGGCCGATGGGGTGGCAGGCCGCGGCATCGTCCGGGACGGCGACGTCGGCGCTAGCGCTGGCGCCGGCTGGGCACCAAAATCATcagcggcgcgcggcggcggcggcggccgccaggGCCGGGAAGTGGCTGCCGTTCGCGGGCGTGCACCACCacctgccggcggcggcggcgtactGGGCACACAGGCCGGTGCCGTGGGTCGGGGCCGGCGGCCTGGCGGGCGGCGCAGGCGCCGTGGAGGGCAGCGAGGGGGAGGAGGTCgtgcgggagcgggagcgggagcggcgcCAGCAGCGGCCGTCGTACGAGGGTGACGGGTCGACGACGACCACCAGGCAGGAGCAGCTCGCAATGTGGGCGTCGCTGCTCAACCCCAAGGGGAAAGGGAGGGAGGCCACGGGATGGATGCCGGCGCCGGGAGCTGGCGAGGTGGTCGATGAGGAGCCGGCCAAGGCGGCGGACGCGGTTGAAGGGGCGGAGGTGGACGACACTGCGGCCGACGGCGCGCGGGTCGGCCAGACCTATTGGGGAAACAATGGCAACTGA